In Fodinibius salicampi, the sequence AGTGCCAAATAAGCTGATATCTTACCGGCAAGCACATCTCCGCTGCCGGCGCGCGCAAAATAGCGGGTATCGTAATTTGTCAGATAGCTGTCTCCGTTTTTAGTTGATACTATACCCGGCATGCCCTTGGATAGCGTCGTAACATTATGCTCAGCGGAGAAATTACGAACCAAATTTAATCTTTGATAGTCCTTTTTTACATCCTGTTCCAGCAGTCTCGCAAGCTCACCGGGATGTGGAGTTAAAATCCATTGCTTTTCCTCAAATTCTTTCCACTTCTGAGATTGCGCAAGGGCCCACAGGGCATCGGCATCTATAACTGTTTTCCGGTTATTTTGGGATAGAAAATCTATTACAAAGCGTACGGTCTCTTCCTTTCGGCCCAGTCCGGGACCTAACAGAACCGCTCCCTGTTTTTCCCCGACAATTTGCCGGACATCCGGCAGGTGTGCTTCGCTGAAACAGGTATCGGATTGTTCTCCCACCGGTTTTTTTATGATCGAAGGAAGATTATGTTCATAAACTGAGAGCAATCCACGTGGACATACTAAAAAAACGGCGCCCAGCCCCTCGGCCCAGGCACTTTTAGCAGCCATGACAGCGGCACCGGTCAATCCTTCCGAGCCGGCAATAATATAAAGAACACCTGTATCATATTTGTGAACTCCAAGCGACGACTGATGTTCCGACACCCAGGATTCGTCTATTAAGAAGGTATTGCAGGAAGTTTTGAGCTCGTTGGGGAATGGTAATTCGCAGTAGGTGACCTGACCGGTGTGTAGTGGGCCATCCTGCAGATAAAAACCTTGTTTGCGTCCTCCGAATGTAAAGGTATGATCGGCTTTAATAACCTTTCCCATGATTTCACCCAAATCAGCATGAAGTCCGGTGGGGATATCTATGGAAAAAACAGGTACCGATTGCTGATTGGCCCACTGAACGGCTTTTTGATAATCCCCGCGAAGGTTACTATCCAGACCAGTGCCAAGCATGCCGTCAATAATAAAATCGAAGGAGGCCTGTCCTGAGAAGTCATCCCAGCTGTCATAAATAGAGATCTTATTCTCCGGATCAAACTTTTTGAGTAGTTCAAAATTCTTGTGGGTATCCGGAGAAAGACCATCCATACCGCTTAAAAATACGATAGATGCATTGATATCGTGCTGGATCAGGTATCGGGCAATAACCAATGCATCACCCGCATTATTTCCTTTTCCGCAGAGATATATCCCGTGAGATAGTTCAGGGTAAATATTTAGTATTTGTTGACTGGCCGAATAACCGGCAATTTCCATAAGGGTAAATCCCTCAATACCGATTTCATTGATGGTCTGTTCATCGATATCTCTGCTTTGTGCAGCGGTAAACAGATAATGTGATACGGGAGCATTAAGCATAATTACCAGAGATTGTTGAACAAAAAGAGTTCGATTATGGTCAGTCCGAATCCGGTGACAATTCCACCCAAAAGTTCCGGAAGGGTATGGACGCTCAGGCGATAGCGCGACCAAACCATCACTGGTAAAAGTAGAAAAAGGATTGTTAAGGAAAAAATATAAGAGTTGAGGCTCGCCAATGAAGGGTAGAAGAAAGTAAGGCCGAGGAGAATAGCCCCAGCAGAAGCAAGAGCACCGGTGTGGATGCTTATTTTCCAAGAGAAATTAATGAGCAGGCTTATGATCGGATTGATAAAATAGATCGCTGAAATAATAACGATGAGAGGGTCCAGGCTCTCCAGATTAAAGAGGAAAATCAGGAAAAGTACGAATGCACTGATGATGGAATAAATATATAATCGGCTCCGGGTTTCCCGTACCGGCAGATCCAAAGAAATTATATGCTTGGTACGGATCAGGTAAAAAGCCAGGATCAGCGGGATAATGGTATAAAATATCAGGGCCGCAGAAGTTACCAGAAAGGTAGTTAATGCGGGTAACTGTAATATCCAGCTGATAATAAAGATCACAAGCGGGGATAGAAATAGCGGATTCAGCAAGTCGGATACCACCCGGGCCAGCACGTTCTTCCCGAGGTATCTGTCCAGGCCGGTACCGCTATCTGGTGAAATGTGTTTCAATATGTATTGTATGATTGATTAGTAAGCCCGTGCAAAAAGAACTTTCTGTTTTGAAGGCTTGCCGGTTACCATACATTCTCCTTCTTCTCCGTCTTCGAGGGGAATACAGCGGATAGTTGCTTTTGTTTCCTCTTTTATTTTCTCTTCGGTTTCAGCAGTGCCGTCCCAGTGGGCATAGACAAAGCCCCCCTCGTTTTCGATGATGTCCTTAAACTCATCGTAGGAATCTACCGAGTGGGTATTGTCCTCGATCCGTTCCTTCGCTGTAGTATAGAGCTTTTCCTGGATGGTCTTAAGCAGATCATCCACTCGTTGGGCCAGTCCCTCGCGCTCCACAATATTTTTATCCAGTGTATCGCGGCGGGCCAGTTCGGCATTGTTGTTTTTAAGGTCGCGAGGCCCGATGGTGAGCCGTACCGGGATGCCGGTAGCTTCGTGCTCATTGAATTTCCAGCCCGGACTCATGTTCTCCCGGTCGTCCACCTTAACCCGGATATCGCGTTCTTTAAGCTCACTGACGATATCGTCACAGTAATCCATTACTTCTTCTTTTTCCTCATCACTCTTCCAGATAGGTACGATAACCACCTGGTTTGGAGCCAATTTTGGAGGGAGAACCAATCCCTGGTCATCCGAGTGTGTCATGATAAGTCCACCGATCAATCGTGTTGAAACGCCCCAGCTGGTAGCCCAGACGTACTCATGCTCTCCTTCCGAACTCTGGAACTTCACGTCAAAAGCCTTTGCAAAATTTTGTCCCAGGAAGTGCGAGGTCCCAGCCTGCAGCGCTTTGTTATCCTGCAGGAGCGTTTCGATGCAATAGGTGTCTTCTGCACCGGCAAAGCGTTCGGATTCCGTTTTCACTCCTTTAATGACTGGCATGGCCATAAAGTCTTCGGCAAAGGTGCGGTACACTTCCAGCATCCGCGTGGTTTCCTCAACCGCCTCTTGTTTGGTGGCGTGGGCGGTATGCCCCTCTTGCCACAGGAACTCCATGGTTCTCAGGAAGAGGCGTGTGCGCATCTCCCAGCGGACGACATTGGCCCACTGGTTAATAAGAATGGGAAGGTCGCGGTAGGATTGAATCCAGTTCCGGTAGGAATCCCAGATAATAGTTTCAGAAGTGGGCCGGACAATAAGTTCTTCTTCCAGCTTAGACTCCGGGTCTACTTCCACGCCGTCGTCGGTACTTCTAAGGCGGCTGTGGGTTACCACGGCGCATTCTTTGGCAAAGCCTTCCACGTGCTTGGCTTCTTTGGAAAGAAAGGATTTCGGGATAAAGAGCGGGAAATAGGCATTTTCATGGCCGGTATCTTTAAACATCTGGTCCAGGGCCTGCTTCATATTTTCCCACAGGGCAAATCCATTGGGGCGGATCACCATGCTTCCGCGCACCGGGGAATGATCCGCCAGTTTACCTTCGCGAATGACATCCTGGTACCATTGTGAAAAATCTTCTGTGCGTTCCGTGATTTTGTTAGCCATGTTATTCTACTAATAGAAAAAAGGTTTATAATTCAGACGCTAAAAATAAGGCGAAAAACAGGACCCTCAAAAAAGAAGTTGGGTTCCCTTTTAAGGATAGGCACACAATCGGATTGCAGGCATGAGCGCCTGCGGGGGGATTAGCTCTCGGAAAGATGCAAAAGAGATTTTTTCCCTTAATATTTTGATAGAAAAGTTATATATTTGGCAACTCTTGATTTGAATGGCGTGGTAGCTCAGTTGGTGAGAGCGTCGGATTCATAACCCGGAGGTCGGCGGTTCGATTCCGCCCCACGCTACTCCATACTATATATCATATACCATATCTCCCTAAGTAGTTGAATATAGCTGCTTGGGGATTTTTTGTTTTGGGGATCGGAAGCTGGGGCGTGATAAACAGTGTATGTAATGTATCCGTCGTTTTTTATACATTCTATATTGACTGCAATAGTTAAAAGCAGAGAGGAGAGAAAATAATCATTTCAAAAGTTTGCAAAATTGGTTAGTTATCAGTCTGGGCTTTTTTAGTAGTTGAAGCAGAAGTCCTACTCAAAAAAGAAAGAGCGGGAAACAGTTAATTAAACGGGTATTTATTATGAAATCCTTCCTCACATTTATCTTTACGGTTGTTCTTGCTACATCACTTTTTGCACAGGATTATGCCGTACAGCAGCTTGAAAACTCTCCGCGTCACCACGAGTGGGTTGAATTGGAATCGAGTGGACGTACGATGCATAATTTTGTGGCATACCCTGAAAGCTCAGAATATGCTACCGTGGTTATTGTGATCCATGAAAATCGCGGACTTAATGACTGGGCGCGCAGTTTCGCCGATCAGCTGGCCGAAGCCGGGTATATAGCCGTCGCCCCGGATCTTATTTCCAATACCGTGGATGGAGTAGAGAAAACCTCTGATTTTGAAAACTCTGACGCGGCACGCGAGGCCATTTATAATCTGGATGCCGAAATGGTAACGCAGGATTTGAAGAACGTGCTTGAGTATGCACAATCCATAAAAGCGGGGAACGGGAAAGTTGCTGTAGCAGGATTTTGCTGGGGCGGGTCTCAATCCTTCCGCTTTGCCACCAATGCGGGCGATGCCATTGAAGCGGCCCTGGTATTTTACGGGACGGGGCCTGACAATTATGAAGATTATAAGCGCATTGAAGCACCGGTTTATGGATTCTACGGAGGAGATGACCAGCGTGTAAATGCGACGATTGAAGATAGCGAGGCGATGATGGAGAAGGCCGGGAA encodes:
- a CDS encoding NAD(P)H-hydrate dehydratase, translating into MLNAPVSHYLFTAAQSRDIDEQTINEIGIEGFTLMEIAGYSASQQILNIYPELSHGIYLCGKGNNAGDALVIARYLIQHDINASIVFLSGMDGLSPDTHKNFELLKKFDPENKISIYDSWDDFSGQASFDFIIDGMLGTGLDSNLRGDYQKAVQWANQQSVPVFSIDIPTGLHADLGEIMGKVIKADHTFTFGGRKQGFYLQDGPLHTGQVTYCELPFPNELKTSCNTFLIDESWVSEHQSSLGVHKYDTGVLYIIAGSEGLTGAAVMAAKSAWAEGLGAVFLVCPRGLLSVYEHNLPSIIKKPVGEQSDTCFSEAHLPDVRQIVGEKQGAVLLGPGLGRKEETVRFVIDFLSQNNRKTVIDADALWALAQSQKWKEFEEKQWILTPHPGELARLLEQDVKKDYQRLNLVRNFSAEHNVTTLSKGMPGIVSTKNGDSYLTNYDTRYFARAGSGDVLAGKISAYLALDYSPEYSCAQALLNGKKKLFTYLDTNRDLPEPTDFI
- a CDS encoding dienelactone hydrolase family protein; its protein translation is MKSFLTFIFTVVLATSLFAQDYAVQQLENSPRHHEWVELESSGRTMHNFVAYPESSEYATVVIVIHENRGLNDWARSFADQLAEAGYIAVAPDLISNTVDGVEKTSDFENSDAAREAIYNLDAEMVTQDLKNVLEYAQSIKAGNGKVAVAGFCWGGSQSFRFATNAGDAIEAALVFYGTGPDNYEDYKRIEAPVYGFYGGDDQRVNATIEDSEAMMEKAGKTYEYEIYEGAGHAYMRSGDDPEAPKDDPNVQARNESWDRLKSILKSL
- the proS gene encoding proline--tRNA ligase; its protein translation is MANKITERTEDFSQWYQDVIREGKLADHSPVRGSMVIRPNGFALWENMKQALDQMFKDTGHENAYFPLFIPKSFLSKEAKHVEGFAKECAVVTHSRLRSTDDGVEVDPESKLEEELIVRPTSETIIWDSYRNWIQSYRDLPILINQWANVVRWEMRTRLFLRTMEFLWQEGHTAHATKQEAVEETTRMLEVYRTFAEDFMAMPVIKGVKTESERFAGAEDTYCIETLLQDNKALQAGTSHFLGQNFAKAFDVKFQSSEGEHEYVWATSWGVSTRLIGGLIMTHSDDQGLVLPPKLAPNQVVIVPIWKSDEEKEEVMDYCDDIVSELKERDIRVKVDDRENMSPGWKFNEHEATGIPVRLTIGPRDLKNNNAELARRDTLDKNIVEREGLAQRVDDLLKTIQEKLYTTAKERIEDNTHSVDSYDEFKDIIENEGGFVYAHWDGTAETEEKIKEETKATIRCIPLEDGEEGECMVTGKPSKQKVLFARAY